One genomic window of Agarivorans sp. Alg241-V36 includes the following:
- a CDS encoding DNA polymerase III subunit psi — protein sequence MIDKQARQYLQEMDIDVWLKRASPVSKSMPPSPSWPLVVIIEPSVLEQHLALFKGIVAAMKLEWADIHTCSAAHYPEASDAWILWADPTNTAPKHPKILSCDPQQLATDKQAKRVLWQQICAQILN from the coding sequence ATGATAGATAAACAAGCTCGGCAATACCTGCAAGAGATGGACATAGACGTATGGCTTAAACGTGCCAGCCCAGTAAGTAAATCTATGCCACCTTCACCATCTTGGCCCTTAGTGGTAATTATAGAGCCAAGTGTTTTAGAGCAGCACTTAGCTTTATTTAAAGGCATTGTTGCGGCGATGAAGCTAGAGTGGGCTGATATTCATACTTGCAGTGCGGCGCATTATCCAGAAGCTTCCGATGCTTGGATATTATGGGCCGATCCTACTAACACGGCGCCTAAACATCCCAAGATACTTTCTTGTGACCCTCAGCAGTTAGCCACTGATAAGCAAGCCAAACGTGTTTTATGGCAGCAGATATGTGCCCAGATCTTAAACTAG
- the rluF gene encoding 23S rRNA pseudouridine(2604) synthase RluF — translation MSASNEKRLNKYISDSGFCSRREADKLIEQQRVTINGQKPELGTKVQPGDKVAVDGKLIKAIASNKSDRVYIAYNKPIGITSTTERHVKGNIIDAIGHKQRIFPIGRLDKPSEGLIFLTSDGDIVNKILRAENAHDKEYVVTVDKPLSERFVERMQRGVPILDTVTKPCKVKVNSKFVFTIVLTQGLNRQIRRMCEYLGYEVTKLKRTRIMNVHLDKLRPGQWRNLTDAEMAEINQAVAHSSKTAPEKAASTEKKVFVNKAASNKARDKFQKARSQGTKKATLSLKKK, via the coding sequence GTGAGCGCATCAAACGAAAAACGCCTAAATAAATATATCAGTGACTCGGGATTTTGCTCTCGCCGTGAAGCCGATAAACTGATTGAGCAGCAGCGAGTGACCATTAATGGTCAAAAGCCTGAGCTAGGCACCAAAGTTCAGCCAGGTGACAAAGTTGCGGTAGACGGCAAACTGATAAAAGCCATCGCTAGCAATAAATCAGACCGCGTTTACATTGCTTACAACAAGCCTATTGGCATTACCAGCACCACCGAGCGGCACGTTAAAGGCAATATCATTGATGCGATTGGCCACAAGCAACGTATTTTCCCTATTGGCCGTTTAGATAAACCCTCTGAAGGGCTTATTTTTCTGACCAGTGACGGCGATATCGTGAATAAAATCTTACGCGCCGAAAATGCTCACGACAAAGAGTATGTGGTGACCGTAGACAAACCTCTAAGCGAGCGTTTTGTGGAGCGAATGCAGCGTGGCGTGCCGATTTTAGATACCGTGACCAAACCCTGTAAGGTGAAGGTTAACAGTAAATTTGTATTTACTATTGTGCTTACCCAAGGTTTAAACCGTCAGATCCGCCGTATGTGTGAGTACTTGGGTTACGAAGTGACCAAGCTTAAACGTACCCGCATTATGAATGTGCATTTAGACAAACTTCGCCCTGGCCAATGGCGCAACTTAACAGATGCGGAAATGGCTGAGATTAATCAAGCAGTGGCCCATTCAAGCAAAACCGCGCCAGAGAAAGCCGCGAGCACCGAGAAAAAGGTGTTTGTGAATAAAGCCGCCAGTAATAAGGCGCGTGACAAGTTCCAAAAAGCCCGCAGCCAAGGGACCAAAAAAGCCACCTTAAGCCTTAAAAAGAAGTAA
- a CDS encoding HDOD domain-containing protein, with protein MTEQELLSRVNELPKVSSVVQQLVSMLNDPDCDFGMLAKKISMDQVISARVLRLSNSAHFGRSRTIASVNEAVIRLGIAPLKTMIVVSWLTSAFPKVPKLDMQAYWSDTFEIASITSKIAEKVRIDPNEMFTAGILHNIGDLMVYTLAPDIAEQVALRVAEGEDRQAVQQELLGTTTAKLGAELARAWKFAPRLVDTIEFYVNPDAAKIEPLRALVLNFACRIHQDWDHLESKAAKIDYFASHANSGALVLPSSFYVSIDKIRGQGREMALQMAS; from the coding sequence ATGACCGAACAAGAATTACTATCCCGTGTGAATGAATTACCCAAAGTTTCCAGTGTGGTTCAGCAACTGGTTAGTATGCTTAACGATCCTGATTGTGACTTTGGCATGCTGGCTAAGAAAATATCCATGGATCAAGTGATTAGTGCGCGAGTATTGCGCTTATCTAATTCTGCCCACTTTGGCCGTAGCCGAACCATTGCTTCGGTTAATGAGGCAGTTATTCGCTTAGGTATTGCCCCGCTTAAAACCATGATTGTAGTGTCTTGGCTTACCAGTGCTTTTCCCAAAGTGCCTAAGTTAGATATGCAAGCTTACTGGAGTGATACCTTTGAAATCGCCAGTATTACCAGCAAAATCGCAGAGAAAGTACGCATAGACCCCAATGAAATGTTCACCGCGGGTATCTTGCATAACATTGGCGATTTAATGGTGTATACCTTAGCTCCTGATATAGCAGAGCAGGTGGCCTTAAGAGTGGCAGAAGGTGAAGACCGACAAGCGGTGCAGCAAGAACTCCTTGGCACTACCACTGCAAAATTGGGTGCTGAGCTAGCCCGCGCTTGGAAGTTTGCTCCTCGTTTGGTGGATACCATTGAGTTTTATGTGAATCCAGATGCCGCCAAAATAGAACCCCTTCGTGCCTTAGTGCTTAATTTTGCCTGTCGAATACATCAAGACTGGGATCATCTAGAGAGCAAGGCCGCCAAAATTGACTACTTTGCTAGCCACGCAAATTCTGGTGCTTTGGTATTGCCGTCTTCATTTTATGTATCCATTGATAAAATCCGCGGTCAAGGTAGAGAAATGGCGCTGCAAATGGCCAGCTAG
- the sodX gene encoding nickel-type superoxide dismutase maturation protease → MFGLSINKIRGDSMSPLLPKNSYVMFHRFYLSKHFKPGDVVKVLHPKFGLIVKKIGSVDRYGFIWLRGENPSSVSTIDMGPVRSSRIKGKVLFWITPS, encoded by the coding sequence TTGTTTGGTTTAAGCATAAATAAAATAAGGGGAGACAGTATGTCTCCGCTATTACCTAAAAATAGCTATGTGATGTTTCATCGTTTCTATCTAAGTAAGCATTTTAAGCCCGGCGATGTGGTAAAGGTATTACATCCAAAGTTTGGGTTAATAGTAAAAAAGATAGGCAGCGTAGATAGGTATGGCTTTATTTGGCTACGTGGTGAAAACCCGAGCAGTGTATCTACCATTGATATGGGACCGGTGCGTTCGTCGCGGATCAAAGGTAAAGTGCTGTTTTGGATTACTCCCAGCTAA
- the sodN gene encoding superoxide dismutase, Ni: MLYSVLAKLDGVLAFEKVSAHCDIPCKIYDPISAQLAVLTMIRMVDLLDELSAKSALSANEQAQFGRLVAQKEEHGLKVKEEIRVIWGDYIKQPQLDAYPQLHELSHSIMLAASKAKQNIDKTACLDLLEKVNQFAEIFWQSKGINTFKAISPYPPAQALVYPDLKA; encoded by the coding sequence ATGCTTTATAGTGTATTAGCAAAACTTGATGGTGTACTTGCCTTTGAGAAGGTGTCTGCACACTGCGATATTCCCTGCAAAATTTATGATCCTATCTCTGCGCAATTGGCTGTTTTAACCATGATACGTATGGTTGATTTACTCGATGAGCTAAGTGCTAAATCGGCGCTAAGTGCTAACGAACAGGCTCAGTTTGGCAGACTGGTTGCGCAAAAAGAGGAACACGGTTTAAAAGTAAAAGAAGAGATTAGGGTGATTTGGGGCGATTACATCAAGCAGCCTCAACTTGATGCCTACCCGCAACTGCATGAGCTTAGCCACAGTATTATGCTGGCGGCATCTAAGGCCAAGCAAAATATCGATAAAACTGCCTGCTTAGACTTACTCGAAAAAGTGAACCAATTCGCTGAGATATTCTGGCAGAGTAAAGGCATTAACACCTTTAAAGCCATTAGCCCTTATCCGCCAGCGCAAGCCTTGGTTTATCCGGACTTAAAGGCCTAA
- a CDS encoding Crp/Fnr family transcriptional regulator: MSASMMSILKAKEKQLFLAGRTEIYCKAGDLLFSQGQSANSMYRIEKGKVSLFRLMPNGDEKLFKVFMAGDIFAEVALFLTPRKYPMSARIEQDSILSSFSYEHVFGTIRQCPELSLRILGFMSNRICELMNTIDILTQVNANQRLVMKLAEIYKKQYNKENRVALPCSKKLLASQLGMTPETLSRTMKKLKTEGLIEEVGSKLLLPDIPSLCRSVNLTQEMFNAA, encoded by the coding sequence ATGTCAGCTTCAATGATGTCTATATTAAAAGCTAAAGAGAAACAGCTGTTTTTAGCGGGAAGAACCGAAATATATTGTAAGGCAGGCGATTTACTTTTTAGCCAAGGGCAATCGGCTAACAGTATGTATCGCATCGAAAAAGGCAAAGTATCTTTGTTTAGATTAATGCCGAATGGCGATGAAAAGCTGTTTAAAGTATTTATGGCGGGTGACATTTTTGCCGAAGTGGCATTGTTCCTCACTCCGAGAAAATACCCAATGAGTGCTCGCATCGAACAAGATTCAATACTCTCTTCTTTTTCTTATGAACATGTTTTCGGCACCATTCGCCAATGCCCAGAGCTATCTCTTCGAATACTGGGTTTTATGAGCAACCGTATTTGCGAGTTAATGAATACCATAGACATATTAACTCAAGTAAACGCTAATCAACGCTTAGTGATGAAGCTGGCCGAGATCTACAAAAAGCAATACAACAAAGAAAATCGGGTTGCCCTGCCCTGCAGTAAAAAACTGCTAGCCTCTCAATTAGGCATGACCCCAGAAACCTTATCTAGAACCATGAAGAAACTTAAAACCGAAGGCTTGATTGAAGAAGTAGGTTCTAAATTATTATTGCCTGATATCCCTTCGCTATGCCGTTCGGTCAACCTCACCCAAGAAATGTTTAATGCTGCATAG
- a CDS encoding VOC family protein → MKSLQSIEMKAFVPSKNFDSSIDFYKTIGFTMASNQHGIAYFHHQNCAFLLQDYYQEQLCDNFMMHLLVKDIEQWHHSISQKLADSGLSYSLTPISAQPWGMRDFCLTDPSGVLWRIGENQ, encoded by the coding sequence ATGAAGTCTCTACAATCAATTGAAATGAAGGCTTTTGTTCCGAGCAAAAATTTCGATAGCTCTATCGATTTCTATAAAACCATCGGTTTTACCATGGCGTCAAACCAGCACGGTATCGCTTATTTTCATCACCAAAATTGCGCCTTTTTACTCCAAGATTATTACCAAGAGCAGCTATGCGATAACTTCATGATGCATTTACTGGTGAAAGACATAGAGCAATGGCACCACTCCATTAGCCAAAAGCTAGCAGACTCAGGCCTGAGCTATAGCCTCACCCCAATAAGCGCTCAACCATGGGGAATGCGCGATTTTTGCCTCACCGACCCTAGCGGCGTGTTGTGGCGAATTGGCGAGAATCAATAA
- a CDS encoding DUF4019 domain-containing protein, with the protein MRITPDLKLKALEVALSWLHLIDLSHYAKAYSISAPYFRSQITLGELSKRIIKVNQQIGETTNRTLKSTHHICKVPNAPVGDYVIIEFELETELQPNVIETITPVFEDGQWKICGYYLSVR; encoded by the coding sequence ATGAGAATAACGCCAGACCTAAAACTTAAGGCTCTAGAAGTCGCGTTAAGCTGGCTACATTTAATCGACCTAAGCCACTACGCCAAAGCCTATAGTATTTCGGCCCCATATTTTCGCTCACAAATCACCTTAGGCGAATTGAGCAAGCGCATAATAAAAGTAAATCAGCAGATAGGTGAAACCACCAACCGAACACTAAAAAGCACTCACCATATTTGTAAGGTGCCAAATGCGCCGGTGGGAGATTACGTAATCATAGAGTTTGAGTTAGAAACAGAACTCCAGCCAAATGTGATAGAAACCATTACGCCAGTTTTTGAAGATGGACAATGGAAGATCTGCGGCTACTACTTATCGGTAAGGTAG
- a CDS encoding IucA/IucC family siderophore biosynthesis protein: MFKQAQWQAVNKQLVAKILSELQFEERLKFSLETCSQQDQKNARYSLLTPHRTWLFKAEKTIWGMYIVEPNSIVTSDSSAVLACELLLDIQSLIEINDIHLAGLLEEIQQTLYSDAQRWQQQQNINATDLVLLNETQRQAYLDAHPKAIANKGRLGWGSQDLARYAPETASAIQLKYLAVEKQLCEVGFKPGLSQTNLLKQTLSDEGFKALNQQLPNDWQAQYYIVAVHPWQYERFIQIQFAQHISEGAIILLEVEAGNWLAQQSIRTLSSDKPERSFDVKTALTILNTSCYRGIPGQFIAQGPELSAWLAKLTQQDPLFAERGLYVQQEVAGVFCPHPQQQRLPAGAYRYKEMLGCIWRERAESVIPVQQRPMSMATLMQQDNNGEAAIVALISLAEVSAETWLRKLFKHVVVPLYHLMCRYGVGLVAHGQNITLVLDKHQPAGCIIKDFHGDLRLVDQDFPELESLDSAVRANLTRLPANYLIHDLITGHFVTVLRFVSPKLARIGISEPQFYAWLAEEIGSYQAANPELKQRFALFDLFKPQIEKICVNRVRFKIGYGDSDQRPLPEIGEPIANPLCH; this comes from the coding sequence ATGTTCAAACAAGCTCAATGGCAGGCGGTAAATAAGCAATTGGTAGCTAAGATTTTAAGTGAGTTACAGTTTGAAGAACGGCTTAAATTCAGCCTTGAAACTTGCTCTCAGCAAGATCAAAAAAATGCGCGCTATAGTTTGCTTACACCGCATCGTACTTGGCTGTTTAAGGCCGAAAAGACGATTTGGGGCATGTACATCGTTGAACCTAATAGCATCGTAACTAGTGATAGTAGTGCTGTATTAGCTTGTGAGTTATTGCTCGATATTCAGAGCTTAATCGAGATTAACGACATTCACTTAGCGGGTTTATTGGAAGAGATTCAGCAAACTTTGTATAGCGATGCCCAGCGTTGGCAACAGCAACAAAACATTAACGCGACTGATTTGGTATTGCTTAACGAAACCCAGCGCCAAGCCTATTTAGATGCTCACCCCAAAGCAATTGCCAACAAAGGACGTTTAGGTTGGGGCAGTCAGGATCTAGCTCGTTATGCCCCAGAAACAGCAAGTGCTATTCAGCTCAAGTATTTGGCAGTAGAAAAACAGCTGTGTGAGGTTGGGTTTAAGCCGGGTTTAAGCCAAACCAACTTGCTTAAACAAACCCTAAGTGACGAGGGCTTTAAGGCCCTAAATCAGCAATTGCCGAATGATTGGCAAGCGCAGTATTACATTGTGGCTGTGCACCCATGGCAATATGAGCGTTTTATCCAAATCCAATTTGCTCAACACATTTCTGAAGGCGCAATAATTTTGCTGGAAGTAGAGGCAGGCAATTGGCTGGCGCAACAGTCGATAAGGACCCTAAGTAGCGATAAGCCGGAGCGGAGCTTTGATGTAAAAACGGCCTTAACCATTCTTAATACTTCTTGTTATCGGGGTATTCCGGGGCAATTTATTGCACAAGGGCCTGAGCTTTCTGCTTGGCTGGCGAAACTAACCCAGCAAGATCCGCTGTTTGCTGAACGCGGGCTGTATGTGCAGCAGGAAGTAGCTGGGGTATTTTGCCCGCATCCACAACAGCAGCGGTTACCCGCGGGCGCTTATCGCTATAAAGAAATGCTCGGGTGTATTTGGCGAGAGCGAGCTGAGTCGGTGATTCCGGTCCAGCAACGGCCGATGTCTATGGCAACCTTGATGCAGCAAGATAATAATGGCGAAGCGGCAATAGTTGCGCTGATTAGTTTAGCGGAAGTGAGTGCCGAGACCTGGCTAAGAAAACTGTTTAAGCATGTGGTGGTGCCTTTGTATCACTTAATGTGCCGCTATGGCGTGGGCTTAGTCGCCCACGGTCAGAACATTACTTTGGTACTAGATAAACACCAGCCTGCGGGGTGTATTATTAAAGATTTTCATGGCGATTTGCGCTTAGTTGACCAAGACTTTCCTGAACTAGAAAGTTTAGACAGTGCGGTGAGAGCAAACTTAACCCGCTTGCCGGCCAACTATTTAATCCACGATTTAATTACCGGACACTTCGTTACCGTGCTGCGTTTTGTCTCGCCAAAATTAGCCCGCATAGGAATTAGTGAACCGCAGTTTTATGCTTGGCTAGCGGAAGAGATTGGTAGTTATCAAGCCGCTAATCCTGAGCTTAAACAGCGTTTTGCCTTATTTGATTTGTTTAAACCACAGATAGAAAAAATTTGTGTCAATCGAGTGCGCTTTAAAATTGGTTATGGCGACAGTGATCAGCGCCCTTTGCCGGAGATTGGCGAACCGATTGCTAATCCCTTGTGTCACTGA
- a CDS encoding TonB-dependent receptor, with protein sequence MNKLNTLSTKLSPLALVLFASYSYAANTLETVVVTANRVDTSISDIAATMWVIDSEQLEREINTGADLKTALGRLIPSFDFANEGRTNFGQNLRGRSALVMIDGVSLNSTRAISRQLDSIDPFNVAHVEVLSGATSIYGAGAAGGIINIITKKATPNQTKFEVKAGASSGFNNSEDLDKNLALAVSGGSDKLRGRLSAAYESRGAAYDANGQMILPDITQTDLQFNQSIDIMGNVEFEPTSEQLLSLTGQYYNSEQDTEYGTYLGPNLAGIFGAPELISVQKGLQLEEQPATERVLINAQYRHDNLLNQTMLAQAYYRSESMQFYPFPSIYQVTGSPLPGNSYPLYGASLQETDVIGAKLLFVKDFDSLSLSYGIDAESESFSAKQKIYDTNTALASGGMNFQQVQSLQRYPDIDTQKISAFGQADWEINQDWSLSGGLRYQYIEHEVGDNVGVLQQHLAGLGAYGPVSPDAIKGGKTNYNELLFNLGSIYRINQNQQLWANFSQGFNLPDPAKYYGNGTYNGTYSDGPTLVDSINVADNRLEGVKTNSLEFGWRMAQQSYDVQLAAYYSLSDKTTSYDRSNLAVVVNDDERRIYGLEGQANYLFTNDWYTGIQAHLIKSQTKSDGSWSALAAEETSPSNAVLRGGYDNLNYGAELQWQTLADYSDDDGGELKGYSLANLSAYYALPVGRLNFGIQNLFNKDYETLWSQRAQILYSSISAPELFSFKGQGRTYALSYNAEF encoded by the coding sequence ATGAACAAACTAAACACTTTAAGCACCAAATTAAGCCCCTTAGCCTTGGTGCTATTTGCCAGTTATAGCTACGCTGCCAATACCTTGGAAACCGTGGTGGTTACCGCCAACCGCGTAGATACCTCAATTTCTGATATTGCCGCTACCATGTGGGTGATTGATTCAGAACAGCTTGAGCGTGAAATAAATACCGGCGCCGATTTAAAAACTGCATTAGGTCGCCTTATTCCTAGCTTCGACTTTGCCAACGAAGGGCGTACAAATTTCGGCCAAAACCTACGTGGTCGCTCAGCCTTGGTAATGATTGACGGCGTATCACTTAACTCTACCCGCGCCATTAGCCGCCAACTTGATAGCATTGACCCCTTCAACGTTGCTCACGTAGAAGTGCTTTCTGGTGCCACCTCCATCTACGGTGCAGGCGCAGCAGGCGGTATCATCAACATCATTACCAAAAAAGCCACGCCCAACCAGACTAAGTTTGAAGTTAAAGCAGGCGCATCTTCTGGCTTTAATAACAGCGAAGATCTAGATAAAAACTTAGCTCTAGCGGTATCTGGCGGTAGTGACAAGCTACGCGGTAGGTTATCAGCGGCCTATGAAAGCCGCGGCGCAGCCTATGACGCCAATGGCCAAATGATTTTGCCGGATATCACCCAAACCGATCTGCAGTTTAACCAAAGCATCGACATCATGGGTAATGTTGAATTTGAACCCACTAGCGAGCAGTTACTCTCGCTAACTGGCCAATACTACAACAGTGAACAAGACACCGAATATGGCACTTACCTCGGCCCTAATCTGGCTGGTATTTTTGGCGCGCCAGAGCTGATAAGCGTGCAAAAAGGCTTGCAGCTTGAAGAGCAACCAGCTACCGAGCGAGTATTAATCAACGCCCAATATCGCCACGACAACCTACTAAACCAAACCATGCTGGCTCAAGCTTATTACCGCAGCGAGTCTATGCAGTTTTACCCCTTCCCATCCATTTATCAGGTAACTGGTTCGCCACTGCCGGGCAATAGCTACCCTCTTTACGGAGCTTCCCTACAAGAAACCGACGTAATTGGAGCCAAGTTGCTGTTTGTGAAAGATTTTGACAGCTTATCGCTGAGCTACGGGATTGATGCCGAATCTGAGTCTTTCTCCGCCAAACAAAAAATCTACGATACCAATACAGCGCTGGCCTCGGGCGGGATGAACTTTCAGCAAGTACAAAGCCTACAACGCTACCCAGACATAGATACTCAGAAAATATCTGCTTTTGGCCAAGCAGACTGGGAGATTAATCAAGATTGGTCGCTATCTGGCGGCTTACGCTATCAATACATTGAACATGAAGTGGGCGATAATGTGGGCGTGCTACAACAACACCTTGCAGGCCTTGGCGCCTATGGGCCAGTGTCGCCAGATGCCATTAAAGGCGGAAAAACCAACTACAACGAACTCCTGTTTAACCTCGGCTCTATTTACCGGATTAATCAAAATCAGCAACTTTGGGCCAACTTTAGCCAAGGTTTCAACCTACCCGATCCTGCCAAATACTACGGCAACGGTACTTACAACGGTACTTACAGCGACGGCCCAACCTTAGTAGACAGCATCAACGTAGCTGACAACCGCTTGGAAGGAGTAAAAACTAATTCGCTTGAGTTTGGTTGGCGTATGGCCCAGCAGAGCTACGATGTTCAGCTAGCAGCTTACTACTCACTATCAGATAAAACCACATCCTACGATCGCAGCAACTTAGCGGTAGTCGTTAATGATGACGAGCGCCGTATTTATGGCCTAGAAGGTCAAGCTAACTACCTGTTTACCAATGACTGGTACACCGGCATTCAAGCTCACTTAATTAAAAGCCAAACCAAATCTGATGGTTCTTGGTCTGCCTTGGCCGCCGAAGAAACCAGCCCATCTAATGCGGTATTACGGGGTGGTTACGACAACCTAAACTATGGCGCCGAGCTGCAGTGGCAAACTCTGGCGGATTACAGCGACGACGATGGCGGTGAGTTAAAAGGTTACTCGCTAGCTAACTTAAGTGCTTACTACGCTCTGCCAGTTGGCCGCCTGAACTTTGGCATTCAAAACCTATTCAACAAAGACTACGAAACTCTGTGGTCGCAGCGTGCCCAAATTCTGTATAGCAGTATCTCTGCGCCAGAGCTGTTTAGCTTTAAAGGCCAAGGCAGAACCTATGCGCTTAGCTACAACGCTGAATTCTAG
- a CDS encoding ABC transporter ATP-binding protein, whose product MSGTISQGAVTALIGPNGSGKSTLLSVLCGLQQPSSGQVSFAGQTLESYSRAQLAKKLALLPQRNPVPATLNVADLVCFGRHPHRPWYKNISKQDKEIIDWAMQETGVKHYAKQLLTDLSGGELQRVWLAMVLAQDTEVLMLDEPTSWLDISHQLSLLKIVRRLNQKYQKTIVWVLHDLNQAAQFSDQAILINHGVIINSGDAHSVINAEDVSEVYKTPVVSHRLGQQQVLWPEEQA is encoded by the coding sequence ATGAGTGGAACCATAAGCCAAGGCGCGGTTACCGCGCTAATTGGCCCTAATGGTTCAGGCAAGAGCACCCTGCTGTCGGTACTGTGTGGTTTGCAGCAACCGAGCAGTGGCCAAGTGAGCTTTGCGGGCCAAACCCTAGAGAGTTATAGCCGCGCACAATTGGCCAAAAAGCTGGCCCTGTTACCACAGCGTAACCCGGTGCCAGCTACCTTAAATGTGGCCGATTTGGTGTGCTTTGGCCGTCATCCTCATCGTCCTTGGTACAAAAATATCTCTAAGCAAGACAAAGAGATCATTGATTGGGCCATGCAGGAGACCGGGGTTAAACACTACGCTAAGCAGCTACTAACAGACCTTTCTGGCGGAGAGCTACAACGGGTTTGGCTGGCCATGGTACTAGCCCAAGACACCGAGGTACTAATGCTAGATGAACCCACCTCTTGGCTGGATATTTCCCATCAATTGAGCCTGCTAAAAATTGTGCGTCGCTTAAATCAAAAATACCAAAAAACCATTGTTTGGGTGCTACATGATTTAAACCAAGCTGCCCAGTTTAGCGACCAAGCCATTTTGATTAATCATGGCGTAATCATTAACAGCGGCGATGCCCATAGCGTGATTAATGCAGAAGACGTAAGCGAGGTTTATAAAACGCCGGTGGTAAGTCACCGCCTAGGCCAACAGCAAGTATTATGGCCAGAGGAGCAAGCATGA
- a CDS encoding iron-siderophore ABC transporter substrate-binding protein, translated as MSASLRHLAFSAALLLAPLATTATGTQVCLSNCVSLKQPAKRVIALNWSAAEMLLSLEVVPVGVTLLKGYKKWQTNHPAMPDSVTEIGRRQEPDLATIARLKPDLIIGYEFRHRRILDALEQIAPTLLYQQFPSAEQTDFSYFEQSQAVFSGIAQLLDKSALAEEKLQHLHQRLSQLKQQLASNGLANKPVAYAKFVGMGYGLRVFTNKSLAGAISQQLGLNYVWLQGLPGKDFTHLQLEQLPKLNNSHLLLAGNQVDGERMMHSPVWPLLPFVQQNQFSDVAPLFSFGGPLSSIKMAESFAQSLLLWQEQQGG; from the coding sequence ATGAGCGCTTCCCTAAGACATTTGGCCTTCTCTGCCGCTCTATTGCTTGCTCCCTTAGCCACAACGGCCACTGGCACACAGGTCTGTTTAAGCAACTGCGTAAGCCTTAAACAGCCGGCAAAGCGAGTTATTGCCTTAAACTGGTCGGCTGCAGAAATGCTGCTAAGCCTAGAGGTAGTGCCGGTAGGTGTAACCTTACTTAAGGGTTACAAAAAGTGGCAAACTAATCATCCGGCCATGCCTGATTCAGTCACTGAAATTGGCCGTCGCCAAGAGCCAGATTTAGCCACCATTGCCCGCTTAAAACCAGATTTAATCATTGGTTATGAGTTTCGCCATCGCCGTATTTTAGATGCCTTAGAACAAATAGCTCCAACACTGTTGTATCAGCAGTTTCCCTCTGCCGAACAAACCGATTTTAGCTACTTTGAGCAATCACAAGCGGTATTTAGCGGCATTGCTCAGTTGCTTGATAAAAGCGCCTTGGCTGAAGAAAAGCTTCAGCACTTACACCAACGACTAAGCCAGCTAAAGCAGCAGTTGGCGAGTAATGGCTTAGCCAATAAACCCGTAGCCTACGCTAAGTTTGTTGGCATGGGTTATGGCCTGCGGGTATTCACCAATAAAAGCTTAGCCGGTGCAATTAGCCAGCAACTTGGGCTGAACTACGTTTGGCTGCAAGGTTTGCCAGGAAAAGACTTCACCCACCTGCAGCTGGAACAACTCCCCAAACTGAATAACAGCCATTTGCTACTCGCAGGAAACCAAGTAGATGGCGAGCGAATGATGCACTCCCCGGTTTGGCCGCTGCTGCCATTTGTTCAACAAAATCAATTTTCGGACGTTGCACCTTTGTTTAGCTTTGGTGGGCCGCTCTCATCGATCAAAATGGCTGAGTCTTTTGCTCAATCATTATTACTTTGGCAGGAGCAGCAAGGTGGTTAA